The Immundisolibacter cernigliae genome has a window encoding:
- a CDS encoding DUF3240 family protein — protein sequence MNPDLQQLTLVFPDELEGPVLDALGAIAPEQPYTLLHATGHGRDFAAASSRERVRGQVGRRVLWLVAPVGELTTLIGALRERIHSRDLVWWRAPVAAFGDFS from the coding sequence ATGAACCCCGACCTGCAGCAACTGACCCTGGTGTTCCCGGACGAGCTCGAAGGCCCGGTGCTGGATGCGCTCGGCGCCATCGCACCGGAGCAGCCCTATACCCTGCTGCACGCCACCGGGCACGGCCGCGACTTCGCCGCCGCCAGCAGCCGCGAGCGGGTACGCGGCCAGGTCGGGCGTCGGGTGCTGTGGCTGGTGGCGCCAGTGGGTGAACTCACGACACTGATCGGCGCGCTGCGCGAGCGCATCCACAGCCGCGACCTGGTCTGGTGGCGGGCGCCGGTGGCCGCCTTCGGAGACTTTTCATGA
- a CDS encoding efflux RND transporter permease subunit: protein MLSRLVEFALAQRLVVLLVTALGVGAGITAWRQLPIDAFPDISPTQVKLILKAPGMTPQEVEQRILVPLEMELLGLPRQVQLRALAKYAIADLTLVFEDGTDIYWARQQVAERYAGVRDALPAGVEGGLAPIATPLSDLFMFTIEGDLSLVDKRDLLDWTIRPALRTVPGVADVNALGGRVRTYEVVPDRAALAAAGVTLAELAAALEVNNQNDGAGRLHDGEEALVVRATGAYDGLDAVAGVVVARRDGRVLRVADLAQVRFGELAPLGAVSKDGRGEAVEAIVVGLRGANAGAVVAGVRTKLDALQPSLPPGVTLNVFYDRSELIARAVGTVSRALIEASVLVVVLLLLFLGELRAALVVATTLPLAALGTFLLMRLTGMSANLMSLGGLAIAIGILVDAAVVVVENAVERLTGDEAQRLPRLHVIYRAVTEVAQPVATGVFIIALVFLPLLTLEGLEGKLFAPVALSIVFALGASLLAGLTFIPVLASLVLRAGPHREPWVMRLLGPAYARLLAACLRRPAPVIAVAVVGLLLASGAYLRTGKSFMPTLDEGAILVQLTKLPSIDIQASLALDQAVQRAILAEVPEVKSIVARLGSDDLGLDPMSLNDTDSFLVLAPKQDWRVPDKDWLAARLRAVLARFPGIEFTFTQPIEMRVAEMLTGSRGDLAVKIFGPDLAELDRLAGRIAAVLEQTPGASEVFTVHNDGVQYLQLRLDRLAVGRAGLDAQALQRELRAQVDGLRAGTVLEGNKRIPLMVRGEPRLRRDADALAETRIALPDGGSARLADLARIERMAGPIKVDREDGERFAVVQANVAGRDLVGYVDDARARVAEAVPLPPGYRLVWGGQFENQQRAAARLGLVVPVALGLIFFVLFATLGSVRQAVLILSNIPFALIGGAIALWASGEYLSVPASVGFIALLGIAVLNGLVLLTHFNQLRAAGLPIEQVVYDGARRRLRPVLMTAGIAALGLVPLLLQTGPGSEIQRPLAIVVLGGLITSTALTLLLLPILYRRFSAAEARP from the coding sequence ATGCTGTCGCGCCTGGTGGAATTCGCCCTCGCCCAGCGCCTGGTGGTGCTGCTGGTCACCGCGCTCGGCGTGGGCGCCGGCATCACCGCCTGGCGGCAGCTGCCGATCGACGCCTTCCCGGACATCTCGCCGACCCAGGTCAAGCTGATCCTGAAGGCGCCGGGCATGACCCCGCAGGAGGTCGAGCAGCGCATCCTGGTGCCGCTGGAGATGGAACTGCTCGGCCTGCCGCGGCAGGTGCAGCTGCGGGCCCTGGCCAAGTACGCGATCGCCGATCTGACGCTGGTGTTCGAGGACGGCACCGACATCTACTGGGCGCGCCAGCAGGTGGCCGAGCGCTACGCCGGTGTGCGCGACGCCCTGCCGGCGGGCGTCGAAGGCGGGCTGGCGCCGATCGCCACACCGCTGTCGGACCTGTTCATGTTCACCATCGAGGGTGATCTGAGCCTGGTCGACAAGCGCGATCTGCTCGACTGGACCATCCGCCCGGCGCTGCGCACCGTACCCGGTGTGGCCGACGTCAACGCGCTCGGCGGCCGCGTGCGCACCTACGAGGTGGTACCGGATCGCGCCGCGCTGGCCGCCGCCGGGGTGACACTGGCCGAGCTGGCCGCCGCCCTCGAGGTCAACAACCAGAACGACGGCGCCGGCCGCCTGCACGACGGTGAGGAGGCGCTGGTGGTGCGCGCCACCGGCGCCTATGACGGGCTCGACGCCGTGGCCGGCGTGGTGGTGGCGCGGCGCGACGGCCGGGTGCTGCGCGTGGCCGATCTGGCGCAGGTGCGCTTTGGCGAACTCGCGCCGCTCGGCGCGGTGAGCAAGGACGGCCGCGGCGAGGCGGTGGAGGCGATCGTGGTCGGTCTGCGCGGCGCCAACGCCGGCGCGGTGGTGGCCGGCGTGCGCACCAAGCTCGACGCGCTGCAACCGAGCCTGCCGCCCGGCGTGACCCTGAACGTGTTCTACGACCGCAGCGAGCTGATCGCCCGCGCCGTGGGCACCGTCAGCCGGGCGCTGATCGAAGCCTCGGTGCTGGTGGTGGTGCTGCTGCTGCTGTTCCTGGGCGAGCTGCGCGCGGCACTGGTGGTGGCCACCACGCTGCCGCTGGCCGCGCTCGGCACCTTCCTGCTGATGCGCCTGACCGGCATGAGCGCCAACCTGATGAGCCTGGGCGGACTGGCCATCGCCATCGGCATCCTGGTCGACGCCGCCGTGGTGGTGGTCGAGAACGCGGTCGAGCGCCTGACCGGCGACGAGGCGCAGCGCCTGCCGCGGCTGCACGTGATCTACCGCGCGGTCACCGAGGTGGCGCAGCCGGTGGCCACCGGGGTCTTCATCATCGCGCTGGTGTTCCTGCCGCTGCTGACGCTGGAAGGGCTCGAGGGCAAGCTGTTCGCGCCGGTGGCGCTGAGCATCGTGTTCGCGCTCGGCGCCTCGCTGCTGGCTGGACTCACCTTCATCCCGGTGCTCGCCTCGCTGGTGCTGCGCGCCGGGCCGCACCGCGAGCCCTGGGTCATGCGCCTGCTCGGCCCGGCCTACGCGCGCCTGCTGGCGGCCTGCCTGCGCCGCCCGGCGCCGGTGATCGCGGTGGCCGTGGTCGGCCTGCTGCTGGCCAGCGGCGCCTACCTGCGCACCGGCAAGAGCTTCATGCCGACCCTGGACGAGGGCGCCATCCTGGTGCAGCTCACCAAGCTGCCGTCGATCGACATACAGGCCAGCCTCGCCCTCGACCAGGCCGTGCAGCGCGCCATCCTGGCCGAGGTGCCGGAGGTGAAGAGCATCGTGGCGCGCCTGGGCTCGGACGACCTCGGCCTCGATCCGATGAGCCTGAACGACACCGACAGCTTCCTGGTGCTGGCGCCCAAGCAGGACTGGCGGGTGCCGGACAAGGACTGGCTGGCCGCGCGCCTGCGCGCGGTGCTGGCGCGCTTTCCGGGCATCGAGTTCACCTTCACCCAGCCGATCGAGATGCGCGTGGCGGAGATGCTCACCGGCTCGCGCGGCGATCTGGCGGTGAAGATCTTCGGCCCGGACCTGGCCGAGCTCGACCGCCTGGCCGGGCGCATCGCCGCGGTGCTGGAACAAACCCCCGGCGCCAGCGAGGTGTTCACCGTGCACAACGACGGCGTGCAGTACCTGCAACTGCGGCTCGACCGCCTGGCCGTCGGCCGCGCCGGCCTCGATGCCCAGGCCCTGCAGCGCGAGCTGCGCGCCCAGGTGGACGGCCTGCGCGCCGGCACCGTGCTGGAAGGCAACAAGCGCATCCCGCTGATGGTGCGCGGCGAGCCGCGCCTGCGCCGCGACGCCGACGCCCTGGCCGAGACACGCATCGCCCTGCCCGACGGCGGCAGCGCGCGCCTGGCCGATCTGGCCCGCATCGAGCGCATGGCCGGCCCGATCAAGGTGGACCGCGAGGACGGCGAGCGCTTCGCCGTGGTGCAGGCCAACGTCGCCGGCCGCGACCTGGTGGGCTATGTGGACGACGCCCGGGCGCGCGTCGCCGAAGCGGTGCCCCTGCCGCCCGGTTACCGGCTGGTATGGGGCGGTCAGTTCGAAAATCAGCAGCGCGCCGCCGCGCGCCTGGGGCTGGTGGTGCCGGTGGCGCTGGGGCTGATCTTCTTCGTGCTGTTCGCCACCCTCGGCTCGGTGCGCCAGGCGGTGCTGATCCTCTCCAACATCCCGTTCGCGCTGATCGGCGGGGCGATCGCCCTGTGGGCGTCCGGCGAGTACCTGTCGGTGCCGGCCTCGGTGGGCTTCATCGCCCTGCTCGGCATCGCGGTGCTCAACGGCCTGGTGCTGCTGACGCACTTCAACCAGCTGCGCGCCGCCGGCCTGCCGATCGAGCAGGTGGTCTACGACGGCGCCCGCCGGCGCCTGCGCCCGGTGCTGATGACCGCCGGCATCGCCGCCCTGGGCCTGGTGCCGCTGCTGCTGCAGACCGGGCCCGGCTCGGAGATCCAGCGCCCGCTGGCGATCGTGGTGCTGGGCGGGCTCATCACCTCGACCGCCCTGACCCTGCTGCTGCTCCCCATCCTGTACCGGCGTTTCAGCGCCGCGGAGGCGCGCCCATGA
- a CDS encoding efflux RND transporter periplasmic adaptor subunit, which yields MRPLALALAVLFGLIRPLLAADIAVSPEQAAALGVETQPAAPATVLMAARLPATLVLPGSGARAVVVPFGGVVTRRLAQEGEAVAAGQALVELHSAEYLAAHAAQRDRQARLEQARQQAARDTALLREGIVPARQAQQSQAALAAAQAEFGAGRDLLAATAAVDGQPAVYRLLAPAAGVVHEGELRLGEPVAAGHSAALLLSGDRLWAEAQLPPTLVGRVRAGQAVRLPGGEPAGRVIAVGTVLDPASRAALLRAELPAAGLAAGQTLEIEILDTPPAAARRVPAAALGRDGDQTLVFLAVDGGFRPQPVEVLGRDGEYAVVLGLPADARVVARGVAALKVLARQEP from the coding sequence ATGCGCCCTCTCGCCCTCGCCCTGGCCGTCCTGTTCGGCCTCATTCGTCCGCTGCTGGCCGCCGACATCGCCGTCAGCCCCGAGCAGGCCGCCGCACTCGGCGTCGAAACCCAGCCGGCCGCGCCGGCGACGGTGCTGATGGCCGCGCGCCTGCCGGCCACGCTGGTGCTGCCGGGCAGCGGCGCCCGCGCGGTGGTGGTGCCCTTCGGCGGCGTGGTGACGCGCCGGCTGGCGCAGGAAGGCGAGGCGGTGGCGGCCGGCCAGGCGCTGGTGGAACTGCACAGCGCCGAGTATCTGGCCGCCCACGCTGCCCAGCGCGACCGGCAGGCGCGACTGGAACAGGCCCGCCAGCAGGCGGCACGCGATACCGCGCTGCTGCGCGAGGGCATCGTGCCGGCACGCCAGGCACAGCAGAGTCAGGCGGCGCTGGCGGCCGCGCAGGCCGAGTTCGGCGCCGGCCGCGACCTGCTCGCTGCCACCGCCGCGGTAGACGGCCAGCCGGCCGTCTACCGGCTGCTGGCGCCAGCCGCCGGGGTGGTGCACGAGGGCGAGTTGCGCCTGGGCGAGCCAGTCGCCGCTGGCCACAGCGCCGCGCTGCTGCTGAGCGGCGATCGCCTGTGGGCCGAGGCGCAGCTGCCGCCGACCCTGGTCGGGCGTGTGCGCGCCGGGCAGGCGGTGCGCCTGCCCGGCGGCGAGCCCGCCGGCCGGGTGATCGCCGTGGGCACCGTGCTCGATCCGGCCAGCCGCGCCGCGCTGCTGCGCGCCGAGCTGCCGGCGGCCGGACTGGCCGCCGGCCAGACCCTGGAGATCGAGATTCTCGACACCCCGCCGGCGGCCGCCCGGCGGGTGCCGGCCGCTGCGCTCGGCCGCGACGGCGATCAGACCCTGGTGTTCCTGGCGGTGGACGGCGGCTTTCGGCCGCAGCCGGTGGAGGTCCTCGGCCGCGATGGCGAGTACGCCGTGGTGCTGGGGCTGCCGGCCGACGCCAGGGTGGTGGCCCGCGGCGTGGCGGCGCTGAAGGTACTGGCCCGGCAGGAGCCCTGA
- a CDS encoding histidine kinase dimerization/phospho-acceptor domain-containing protein has protein sequence MRSTLGLRLGLTVALTMGGLFAVIDYLVDAELYRRFDVGLAARAQALTAYLGAPGAGRQLPIEALLPQFGGHGHTDFYQVWDGHGAVLARSASSHGRDLARPAQPSRDGAYYDLRLPDGHRGRALARVVPLPSDDPRGALLVVVAEEREALDALERRLHRILVTGTGGTLLLVLVLTAWSIRRALAPLDAFGRAVAELPLDGGGQPPPGDDLPSELAPVAGKLAATLERLLAALERERRFSRDLAHELRTPLAEARLLAELARRQPGIAGAHLAQLDAALAEMTKIVNGLLYLARVEAGSEQPQPEPVDLAALLAAQAERCRMPATDHGLDWQLRVEPCWVLTDAALLERLLAILFDNAVQHAPPGDCLRVQCACDPPALWLENAAPLLEPADLGRLAERFFHRHEGGNGAHSGLGLALARALATALGLQLSFTLDGGRLRVSLGGFAPVPADPAQG, from the coding sequence TTGCGCAGCACCCTGGGGTTGCGCCTGGGCCTGACCGTGGCGCTGACCATGGGCGGTCTGTTCGCGGTCATCGACTATCTGGTCGACGCCGAGCTGTACCGGCGCTTCGACGTCGGCCTGGCGGCCCGGGCTCAGGCGCTGACCGCCTACCTGGGCGCCCCCGGCGCCGGCCGGCAACTGCCCATCGAGGCCCTGCTGCCGCAGTTTGGCGGCCACGGGCACACTGATTTCTATCAGGTCTGGGACGGCCACGGCGCCGTGCTGGCGCGCTCGGCCTCCAGCCATGGGCGCGATCTGGCGCGCCCGGCGCAACCGAGCAGGGACGGCGCCTACTACGACCTTCGGCTGCCGGACGGCCACCGCGGCCGCGCCCTGGCCCGGGTGGTGCCGCTGCCGTCCGATGACCCGCGCGGCGCGCTGCTGGTCGTGGTCGCCGAAGAGCGCGAGGCGCTGGATGCGCTCGAGCGGCGTCTGCACCGCATCCTGGTCACCGGCACCGGCGGCACCCTGCTGCTGGTCCTGGTGCTCACCGCCTGGTCGATCCGCCGCGCGCTCGCCCCGCTCGATGCCTTCGGCCGCGCGGTGGCGGAACTGCCACTCGACGGCGGCGGCCAGCCGCCGCCAGGCGACGACCTGCCGAGCGAACTGGCGCCCGTCGCCGGCAAGCTCGCGGCCACGCTGGAGCGCCTGCTGGCCGCGCTCGAACGCGAGCGGCGCTTCTCGCGTGATCTCGCCCACGAACTGCGCACGCCGCTGGCCGAGGCGCGGCTGCTGGCCGAACTGGCCCGGCGCCAGCCGGGTATTGCGGGCGCACATCTCGCCCAGCTCGACGCAGCGCTCGCCGAGATGACCAAAATCGTCAACGGCCTGCTGTATCTGGCCCGCGTCGAGGCAGGCAGCGAACAGCCGCAGCCGGAGCCGGTCGATCTGGCCGCGCTGCTGGCGGCACAGGCCGAGCGCTGCCGGATGCCGGCCACCGACCACGGCCTCGACTGGCAACTTCGGGTCGAGCCCTGCTGGGTGCTGACCGATGCGGCGCTGCTCGAGCGCCTGCTCGCCATCCTGTTCGACAACGCCGTGCAGCACGCCCCGCCCGGCGACTGCCTGCGGGTGCAGTGCGCCTGTGATCCCCCCGCGCTGTGGCTGGAAAACGCCGCGCCGCTGCTCGAACCGGCCGATCTGGGCCGCCTCGCGGAGCGCTTCTTTCACCGCCACGAGGGTGGCAACGGGGCCCATTCCGGCCTCGGCCTCGCGCTCGCCCGGGCGTTGGCTACCGCGCTCGGACTGCAACTGTCCTTCACGCTCGATGGCGGCCGCCTGCGGGTGTCGCTCGGCGGCTTTGCGCCCGTCCCGGCCGATCCGGCGCAGGGCTGA
- a CDS encoding response regulator transcription factor, translated as MRLLLVEDSQRLREGLQMGLASAGFAVDAAADGAAALAFLDGYDYPLTVLDLGLPKVDGMAVLAHLRARRVPTRVLVLSARDQLTDRVAALDAGADDYLVKPFALDELIARLRALGRRYHGATTAQLAAGNLELDSARRVARCAGRPLNLSPREYALLEVLLHGRGRVLSRAMLFERLYDADARASDKVIEVLMSGLRGKLAAAGWDGQIENRRGFGYVLG; from the coding sequence ATGCGCCTGCTGCTGGTGGAAGATTCCCAGCGCCTGCGCGAGGGCCTGCAGATGGGCCTCGCCAGCGCCGGTTTCGCGGTCGATGCCGCCGCCGACGGTGCTGCTGCCCTGGCCTTTCTGGACGGCTACGACTACCCGCTCACGGTGCTCGATCTGGGCCTGCCAAAGGTCGACGGCATGGCGGTGCTGGCGCATCTGCGCGCCCGGCGAGTGCCGACCCGGGTGCTGGTGCTGTCGGCCCGCGACCAGCTCACCGACCGCGTGGCGGCGCTGGACGCCGGTGCCGATGACTACCTGGTCAAGCCCTTCGCGCTGGATGAGCTGATCGCCCGCCTGCGGGCACTGGGCCGGCGCTACCACGGCGCGACCACGGCGCAGCTGGCGGCCGGCAATCTCGAACTCGACAGCGCCCGGCGTGTCGCCCGCTGCGCGGGACGGCCGCTGAACCTGTCGCCGCGCGAGTACGCGCTGCTCGAAGTCCTGCTGCACGGCCGCGGCCGGGTGCTGTCGCGGGCCATGCTGTTCGAGCGCCTGTATGACGCCGATGCCCGCGCCTCCGACAAGGTGATCGAGGTGCTGATGAGCGGCCTGCGCGGCAAGCTCGCCGCCGCCGGCTGGGATGGGCAGATCGAAAACCGCCGCGGTTTCGGCTATGTCCTGGGCTGA